Part of the Kushneria marisflavi genome, TCAGCATGGGATAAGCAGTCCATGCGAGCCTCCCGGAAAATGACATCTGATTGTAAGCGGCAGGCGTGGTTTCATAAACCGCAAGTATGACAAACATGACAGACACGGGTGATGAGACGCTCCAGCCGGTGACCGCCACAATGGCATGGCAGTGTCTGTTCAAAACAGGTGTGATAACCCCCTGATTCAAGCCTTTTATGGCTTTATACGGAGTTTGGAATGGCGCTTTCTACAGACGATCGCAACCGCCGACGCTTTATGCGTCGTGCACTGACGCTGCTGCCTGTTGCAGGTATGGCAGGGGCATTGACGGCCCCGGAACATGCGCAGGCCAGTGAGTCACGTGAGCGATCCGAAGCGCTCGACATGACCGCTCGCAATAACGTGATTTACTGGGGCGCCGACCCGACCGGCAAGCGCGACAGTTCGGCAGCCTTTGTGCGCGCCGCGCGCTCCAGCATCGTCAACAGTCTTTATGTACCGCCCGGACGCTACGCGATCGGACAAACGGTCGATCTCAAGGGCAAGAATCTTGTCGGCCCCGGCAGGCAGCGTTTCAGAAACGAGGGCAACGCTGTTCTGATGCCCTTTCATTCGCTGGGTGATGGCGTCATGTTCACCGATCACGGCCCGGTGATGCGTGACCTCAACTTTTCCAGCGGTCAAAAGGGGCGATGGAAAGGCACCTATATTGTTGGGCCGGGCTACAACACCGTTGTTGAAAACGTGCACTTCGCCTCGGGCGGTATCGGTATCCGCGTTAAGGGCATCATGGTCAATTACAACCTGGTGCGCTGTACCTTTATTGGCATGGGAATCGGCGTACAGGTCGATGACGAAAAGGGCAATAATTCCACCACGGCACGTTTTGTCGGCAACGAATTCAACTATTCCGATAATGGCATTATCTTCGAGAAAAATGTCTATGGGGCGACCTTTCAGGACAATATCTTCGAGGCCATGAAAGGGGATGCCATTCGTGCAAGGCTGATCTATCGCTCAAGCTTTATTGGCAACTGGTGGGAGGGCCGCAACAAGGGCAAGGCACCCTGGCCCTGCGTGCGCACGACCGAAAGCCAGCAGTTCATGAACTGTTTTGCCACCTCCAATACCTGCGTCTACGGCTGGACCAACGTTTTCGACAGCGAAAAACACAGTGGCAGCATGGGTGGTGTTTCGCTGGATGGGGGTGAAGTCGTTATTCGCAATTCAACCGGTAACGCGCTGCGCCTGTCGCCGGACGCGATACGTGCCGAAGCGGATGCCTGGAAGGAAGCCACGCCGCTGGTCATCCAGTCGAGTCACTCTGAAAAGACCCGTCAGACCAACCCGATTGTGTTTCGCCATAGCGGCCCCGAGGGTGATGTGGTGTTCGATACCGACAGGGACTCGGGCAACAAGGGCGTGTGGGATGGCCGTCTGCGCTTCGCCTCCCAGGTCAGCAGCGATGACAAGGTGCTGTATGACGACTACCGGGTAAATCGGGGGCGTCCCGGCGTGGTTGGCGAAACGTCGCTGGTGGATAAAAAGGGCAAGGTGCGTCATGCCCTGACCGGTATCCCTCAGTTCGTTAAATGGCGTAAGGGCGGCGATGGACCAGGCTGTGACTTCTTCACTCGCTGTGAGGTCGTCGACAAGGGGCAGGTCGAGTTCTCCTTCCCTGATGGGGAAGTGGAGCTGCGTGATCCGATCATTACGGTGACGGTAGATGATGCCGGCATTGTCCATGATGGCATCGAGTATCTTTCGGCCTATTCGGGTTCGGTGAAGTATCAGGCCTGGAAAGGCTTTCGGGTTCGCTTCGTTGACCGCAAAAGCGGACAGCCAACCCTGCCGGAGAGCTTCAATCTCTCGATCTTCCACCCGGGGTGAGGGCAGGCCCGCCCCGGTGTCGCTAAACGCTGTCGCCGACCGGTGCCGGTCGGGGCTGTTCGCGGCGCTCGGGCAGGGCGTCCGGCCGCAGGCGCCGTGACAGCACGTCCACGACCATATTGATGCCGGCCGTCACCACCAAAAGGGCGACGGCCTGATCGAACATCAGGTACTCAAAGCTTGAGTCGATATGAAAGCCCAGCGTCACCACGCCCAGCATCCCCAGCAGCGCCGTCTCACGCATGATGACCTCGGCACGGTAGAACAAAAGCGCCAGAATGCCGGGATAGACACGCGGCAGCAGCTCATGACTGTACAGGTTGATGCCGCGAATACCTGGCAGCCCGGGAGTGATCTCATCGGCGTGACGCGCCGCCAGAAAGGCAATCAGGGCGCCATTGTGCAGTGAAAGCGCGATCCATGCCGGAAGCAGTGACGGGCCGGTCAGCAGCAGCAGAATAAAGGCCAGCAGCAGTTCCGGGGTCGATCGCATGACAATCAGCGCCCCGCGACCCATGGTACGGGTAGCACGGTTGCCGAAATGGCGGCTGACCAGTGGCCAGGCCAGCAGGCAGGCCAGCAGCGAGCCCACGGTGCTCATCAGTCCCAGCAACAGGGTATTGCCAACGGCGGGAAGAATGTCCGGCAGCCGGGCAAACCACTGCGGCATGGCGGCGAAATTGCCTTCCAGTAGCGGTCGCGGCCAGATGTCATGACTCAGGAACTGCCATAAAAGCGTCGGATTGACGCTGGGCCAGGGCCCCAGCAAAAACGCCGTGCCCACCAGCCAGAGCAGCAGCAGACGTCGGTGCGCCCACCAGGGCAGCAGGGCGATCAAAAGGTAAAAGGCCCATAGTAGGGCGCCTCCTTCATGGTATCGCCCCTGGCGAAAAGCGCTTTCCATGTAATAGCCCAGTGTCGGTAGCCCCACAAACCCCAGTAGAATGCTGGCTCGCAGCGCGCACTCGAAACGATAGCGGGTGTAGCCGGACAGTCGCTGCCAGGCCAGCGGCAGCTCGGTATACACAAACCGCGACAGTCGGTCGGTGTGGGGCGACAGCGTCTGTGAGGGGCTTCGATCAATCTGGGCCAGAATTTCGGCGTAGACCTTGGCGAAGGTGGCGGCATAGGGCAGGGCTATGGCGGTCAACGCCGTAATGGCAGAAAGCCCGAAGACCTGAAGAAACAGCAACGCCCAGAAAATCTCGTGGATGGCCCGCACAAAGGCGCACAGGCTGCGCACCACGCGAGAGCGCATGAAAATCAGCGCCAGTGGAAATCCGAGCACCATGCCCAGCACCACTCCCCACAGGGCAAAGGCAATCGTCAGAAGCAGGGCGTGCAGAGGCGACTCGGTCGCCGTGATGTCCGGCAGGATCATTCCCTGAAGCATACGCCCCAGTTCCTTCCACGGATCACTGGTGGTGATCGATAGATCCGCCAGGGGCAGCAGCGCCAGAGTAATGGCCAGCATGATCAGGGTCAGACGCAATAGCCTGGCGCCGACATTGTCGCCGCGAAGCCAGCTGAACCAGCCGGGCGGTGTCTCAGCTCGTGACATAAAGCACGTCAAGATCGTGTGACGACAGCTCGCTGGCCGGCGCATCAATGATGACGTGCCCGTCATCCAGACCGATGATGCGATCAAAATGGGCCAGTGCCAGCTCGCGCTGATGCAGGGCGACCACACAGGTCTCGTGACGGGCGTTGATCAGCTCCAGCAGTCGAACGCCCTGACGGGGGTCGACGCTGGCTACAGGCTCATCTCCGATAAAGACCGGGCGCTTTTGATATAGCGCTCGCGCAATGGCGACACGCTGTTGTTGACCGCCGGAGAGCTGGTCGACCTGACGCCGGAGCAGTCCGTCCAGCCCCAGTGTGCCAGCAAGCTCGCCGATCTCCTGCCAGCAGGTTGGCCTAGGGCGCAAAAGATTGATCAGGTTCTGCCAGCGTGAGTAATGGGCCAGACGGCCCATGTAAATGTTGTGATAGGCCGAAAGCGTCGGCACCAGAGCATTGGCCTGTGGACACCAGGCGGCCTGGTCGCCGAGCCGAACGCGCAGCGCGTCGAGCAGGGTCGACTTGCCCACACCGCTGCGACCCAGCAGGGCGATACGATCGCCCTGCGAGATATGCAGTGTCAGGTCAGGAAAAACAACACGATTGTCGTGACCGAGCCGGGCATGTTCAAACCCGGCAAGCACGCTCGCGGCGCTCGGCCCGACAGAGGCAGTCTCCAGCATCGTCTTATCGCAGCAGACCCAGTTCCTGGCCGACCTTCTCAATGGGCGCATAGTCCTCATTGGAGGCCGGAATAAAGCCTTCACGAGGGAAGCTTGCCAGCAGATCCGGGTCCGTCATGTCCAGCAGGGCCTTTTGAACGTGCTGTGTCGTATCGGCGCCGTAATGGTCATCGACATCCCCGCGAATGGTCCACTGGTAGTCAGGATAGGCCGGCGTGGACCAGATCACGTGTACCTTGTCGGTATCTACCCGGCCATCGGCCACGGCGGCATCCCAGACGGTGTAGTTGAGTGCGCCGATATCAAAGGCACCCGATTCGACCAGTGTCATGGTGCGTGTGTGATCGCCCGAATATCCCACGCGGGAAAAGACCTTGTCGGGGGCTTCGTTGAAACGCTCACGCAGATAGTAGTCCGGCATCAGACGACCGGATGTGGAGGTCTTGGCGCCGAAGGTAAAGGTCTTGCCCTCGATGGCATCAGGCAGTTCGGATTGATCGGCCGGAATATTTGTGTCGGCGTTGGCGATGAAATAGGTCTTGAACTCGGCGTCTTCCTTGCCCTGGGCAATGGCTTTCGACCCGGGCACAATCTGACGGGCCTGAACGCCGGTCAGCCCGCCAAACCAGGCCAGCTGAACCTGATCGTTGCGAAAGGCACTGACCGCCGCGGCATAGGACTTGACCGGTACATACTCGACATCAAGCCCCGTTTTTTCGGACAGATAGTCGGCGACCTTGTCAAAGCGCTCTACCAGTCTGGCTTCATCCTCATCGGGAATGGCGGTAAAGCGGAAGGTGTCGGCGAACGCCGAAGTGCTCAGCATGACAAGGGAAAGGGCAACGAGACTGCGCATCGGGGAAACTCCTCAGAAGCGTCGAGTAGGGTTAAGCATGCATGCTAGCACGCCATGATGGCTATATACGCCACCGCTGATATTTTTGTGCGCCCGGGTATAAGCGCCCAAAGGAAGAAGGAACAAGAAAAACCCCTCTCAAAGGAGAGGGGTTTTTGAGTATACGGATACCGGGGAGTCAGCTGCCGATGTCTTTCAAAGGTTTGCCACTCATCAGGTTTTTCTCAATCTTCTCAAGCGAGATACCCTTGGTTTCCGGAATCAATAGCAGCGTAAAGATGATAAAGACCACATTGAGTACCGACAGAATGCCAAAGGTCATGGCACCGCCGATGGCAGCAATCATGACCGGGAAGAACTGGCCGATGGCAAAGTTGCCTACCCAGTTGGCGACCGTTGAGCAGCTCAGGCCGAAATCGCGGCCATTGAGCGGTTGGATCTCGGCACACAGGGTCCAGATCAGCGGGCCTGCCGACATGGCAAAGCCGGCCACAAAGATCAGAAGCGACGCCATGCCGGTGTACTGCAGGAAGGTGGTTGTCGGGCCAATAACCAGAATCGAGGCTAGGACGGCCATGCTGGCGGCCATGACGGCAAAGCCTGCATACAGGA contains:
- a CDS encoding PhnE/PtxC family ABC transporter permease, producing MSRAETPPGWFSWLRGDNVGARLLRLTLIMLAITLALLPLADLSITTSDPWKELGRMLQGMILPDITATESPLHALLLTIAFALWGVVLGMVLGFPLALIFMRSRVVRSLCAFVRAIHEIFWALLFLQVFGLSAITALTAIALPYAATFAKVYAEILAQIDRSPSQTLSPHTDRLSRFVYTELPLAWQRLSGYTRYRFECALRASILLGFVGLPTLGYYMESAFRQGRYHEGGALLWAFYLLIALLPWWAHRRLLLLWLVGTAFLLGPWPSVNPTLLWQFLSHDIWPRPLLEGNFAAMPQWFARLPDILPAVGNTLLLGLMSTVGSLLACLLAWPLVSRHFGNRATRTMGRGALIVMRSTPELLLAFILLLLTGPSLLPAWIALSLHNGALIAFLAARHADEITPGLPGIRGINLYSHELLPRVYPGILALLFYRAEVIMRETALLGMLGVVTLGFHIDSSFEYLMFDQAVALLVVTAGINMVVDVLSRRLRPDALPERREQPRPAPVGDSV
- a CDS encoding putative selenate ABC transporter substrate-binding protein — protein: MRSLVALSLVMLSTSAFADTFRFTAIPDEDEARLVERFDKVADYLSEKTGLDVEYVPVKSYAAAVSAFRNDQVQLAWFGGLTGVQARQIVPGSKAIAQGKEDAEFKTYFIANADTNIPADQSELPDAIEGKTFTFGAKTSTSGRLMPDYYLRERFNEAPDKVFSRVGYSGDHTRTMTLVESGAFDIGALNYTVWDAAVADGRVDTDKVHVIWSTPAYPDYQWTIRGDVDDHYGADTTQHVQKALLDMTDPDLLASFPREGFIPASNEDYAPIEKVGQELGLLR
- a CDS encoding ATP-binding cassette domain-containing protein; translated protein: MLETASVGPSAASVLAGFEHARLGHDNRVVFPDLTLHISQGDRIALLGRSGVGKSTLLDALRVRLGDQAAWCPQANALVPTLSAYHNIYMGRLAHYSRWQNLINLLRPRPTCWQEIGELAGTLGLDGLLRRQVDQLSGGQQQRVAIARALYQKRPVFIGDEPVASVDPRQGVRLLELINARHETCVVALHQRELALAHFDRIIGLDDGHVIIDAPASELSSHDLDVLYVTS
- a CDS encoding pectate lyase family protein, encoding MALSTDDRNRRRFMRRALTLLPVAGMAGALTAPEHAQASESRERSEALDMTARNNVIYWGADPTGKRDSSAAFVRAARSSIVNSLYVPPGRYAIGQTVDLKGKNLVGPGRQRFRNEGNAVLMPFHSLGDGVMFTDHGPVMRDLNFSSGQKGRWKGTYIVGPGYNTVVENVHFASGGIGIRVKGIMVNYNLVRCTFIGMGIGVQVDDEKGNNSTTARFVGNEFNYSDNGIIFEKNVYGATFQDNIFEAMKGDAIRARLIYRSSFIGNWWEGRNKGKAPWPCVRTTESQQFMNCFATSNTCVYGWTNVFDSEKHSGSMGGVSLDGGEVVIRNSTGNALRLSPDAIRAEADAWKEATPLVIQSSHSEKTRQTNPIVFRHSGPEGDVVFDTDRDSGNKGVWDGRLRFASQVSSDDKVLYDDYRVNRGRPGVVGETSLVDKKGKVRHALTGIPQFVKWRKGGDGPGCDFFTRCEVVDKGQVEFSFPDGEVELRDPIITVTVDDAGIVHDGIEYLSAYSGSVKYQAWKGFRVRFVDRKSGQPTLPESFNLSIFHPG